A segment of the Salmo trutta chromosome 3, fSalTru1.1, whole genome shotgun sequence genome:
CGGTAGGCTACTCGCCAGTCTCCACCTACACATATGCACGTGTGcccgcgcacacgcacacacacacacacatgcacacagagctCTCTGCTATTAAAAAGACCCCCAGGCCAGCTGCCTTTGGCAGGAGTTGGTTTAGCAGACTCAAAACCAACAATGGAACAAGTGAAATCCTCATCAATTGAGAGGTCAGACTACAATATTTTGGGTAACATATAACTGAAATATGTTGACGTAATATTATACTAATTCTGATTGTTAACACAGACCAGTCCAGCTACATTAATAAAATGCAGCGCCTTCAGAACATATTCACAccccccttgacttattccacattttgttgtgttacaaggtgagattaaaatggatttaattgtattttttttgtcagcAATCTAAACAAAATATCCTGTAACGTCAAattggaagaaaaattctaacatttgtcaaaaaaaatatgaaaattaaAATACTAATATATCTCGATTACATAACTATTCAACTATTTTTATTAccatggcctcatggtgaaatccctgagcggtttccttcctctccggcaactgagttatgaaggacgcctgtatctttgtagtgactgggtgtaccaataggtgcccttctttgtgaagcTTCGGAAAATCTACCTTGGTCTTTGTGAAATTCACTACtcggctgagggaccttacaagtATCTGTATGAGATGAGAGTCATTCActaatcatgttaaacactattattgcacacagagtgaatccccCTCCCCTACCTTTATAATACCCGTTACCGTAGTCCGAAAGCCTAAGCCCATCACACCCTCCCCTACCTTTATAATGCCCCTGTTACCAAagccgggcgccgaagacgtggatgttgattaaggcagccccccacacctctctgattcagagaggggttaaatgcggaagatacatttcagttgaatacattcagttggacaactgactaggtatccccctttccctttccatgcaacttattatatttttttacttatttacttatttaggcttgccataacaaaggggttgaatacatattgacTCAAGCTATTAAAGatacattttgtattaatttgtaaacatttcaaaacacataattccactttgacattgtgcaTAGGCCAATGACAGTAAATCTCATtggaataaaacaataaaaagtgTGTGGAGAGGTTGGTTTTGCCGGTTTACGCTCTCTAGATcagggctctccaaacctgttcctggagagctaccatcctgtaggttggACACCCCATCCTAGAGCAGGGTTGGACACCCCTACTCTAGATTTTCGTACTGCATGTGCTTCGTTGCTATCTTGCCATGGCTTTGTCAGGGTAGATTGTAAGTTAAACTTGTGTAAATCAGTCATGGTCAAAAGATAGACTAATAGAGGAAataacagtacaggtagatggcAATAAAACTACTGTAGACAAAAAACAAAAATCATTGGAGAaacttattcaagaacaatcAAGTGTaatttattacaaaaataaagtgaATTGGATGGAAAATGGTGAAAAATGCACAGAATGCTTCttgaatcttcaacatagaaatgctaccaaaaataatttacaaaaactCATTACAAACGAAGGAGTCATCCATGATTcataaaattatattttgaaagaggaagcaaaatattttaatcatgtttacttttcaatctcctccatctccactgaaAAATGTTAACTGTAAGAACTtctttcctaataataataataacaataataatctaaaattaacaaatgtacagaaagactTGTGTGAAGgacattgtcacggttgtcgtcggtgatggaggaccaaaacgcagcaggtatgtgtatgctcatcttgagaatttattaacttcaaaaaatgaacgtacaaaataacaaaacaaaaagaacgaacgaacaactacaaacagtctggctagcataggctcaacacagaacaatcacccacaaaatccaaacacaaacacaccctactatatgggactctcaatcaaaggcagatagacaacacctgccttcaactgagagtcccaaccccaattaacctaacattgacatacactcactagactccacatagaaatacttaaacataaaccaaaacccggaattactaaatcaaccacccttttaacaaaacacaccaccctgaaccacataaaacaaataccctctgccacgccctgaccaaactacaaaaacaattaaccttatactggccaggacgtgacagtaccccccccttaaaggtgctaccccggaagcaccttaacaaaaaataaccccaagcaacacaaaaagaaaaattccccttttctaaagggagggaagggagggtggctgccgtcaacgacggcactgtgctacaccccccctccccaacccacctatttctggaggtggctccggctcaggccgttccaggctgtctgggcagtctggcggctcgggacagtctgggcagtctggcggctcgggacagtctgggcagtctggcggctcgggacagtctgggcagtctggcggctcgggacagtctgggcagtctggcggctcgggacagtctgggcagtctggcggctcgggacagtctgggcagtctggcaactcgggacagtctgggcagtctggcaactcgggacagtctgggcagtctggcaactcgggacagtctgggaagtctggcaactcgggacagtctgggcagtctggcaactcgggacagtctgggcagtctggccactccggcagttcagggcagtctggccactccggcagttcagggcagtctggccactccggcagttcagggcagtctggccactccggcagttcagggcagtctggccactccggcagatcagggcagtctggccactccggcagatcagggcagtctggccactccggcagatcagggcagtctggccactccggcagatcagggcagtctggccactccggcagatcagggcagtctggccactccggcagatcagggcagtctggccactccggcagttcagcgcagtctggccactccggcagttcagcgcagtctggccactccggcagttcagggcagtctggccactccggcagttcagggcagtctggccactccggcagatcagggcagtctggccactccggcagatcagggcagtctggccactccggcagttcagggcagtctggccactccggcagttcagcgcagtctggccactccggcagttcagcgcagtctggccactccggcagttcagcgcagtctggccactccggcagttcagcgcagtctggccactccggcagttcagcgcagtctggccactccggcagttcagcgcagcctggccactccggcagttcagcgcagcctggccactccggcagttcagcgcagtctggccactccggcagttcagcgcagtctggccactccggcgactgttgactggcgggcagctccgacgactgttgactggcgggcagctccgacgactgttgactggcgggcagctccgacgactgttgactggcgggcagctccgacgactgttgactggcgggcagctccgacgactgttgactggcgggcagcttcgacgactgttgactggcgggcagctccgacgactgttgactggcgggcagctccgacgactgttgactggcgggcagctccggcgactgttaactggcggtgctgggtttacgcacttgaatgctagtgcggggagcaggaacaggacgagtcggactgggttgacgcacttccgggttcgcacgagagacaggagctggaaacccagggctatggaggcgcacagccggtctagatcttacctcctgcacaacccgccttggctggatggaactagtagccctgtacgagcggggtgctcgtacagggcagactgggctgtgcaggggcctgatggtagccgtgcgtagagcgggagttgggtagcctggtcctcggaggcgtaccggcgaccagatgcgctgcgcaggcatcctcctaccaggctggatgcccgctctagcacggcacctgcgaggggctggaataactcgcaccggactgtgcgtgcgtatgggtgagatagtgcgcttctcagcgaaacatagcgctctccaccccatacgctcctccatataaccacgggtagctggcttccggctcttccttcgcctagccaaactacccgtgtgcccccccaaaaaatgtcttgggggtgcctctcgtgcttctccctcagcgcgtccatggcctcgtacctccgcctctccgccttggctgcctcaatttccccctgcgggcggcgatactccccagcctggtgccaaggtccggccccgtacagaacttcctcccaagtccacttctcccgccagtccaactcgaaaaccgtctgctccttcctctgctgcttggtccttgagtggtgggtgattctgtcacggttgtcgtcggtgaaggaggaccaaaacgcagcaggtatgtgtatgctaatcttgagaatttattaacttcaaaaaatgaacgtacaaaataacaaaacaaaaagaacgaacgaacaactacaaacagtctggctagcataggctcaacacagaacaatcacccacaaaatccaaacacaaacacaccctactatatgggactctcaatcaaaggcagatagacaacacctgccttcaactgagagtcccaaccccaattaacctaacatagacatacactcactagactccacatagaaatacttaaacataaaccaaaacccggaattactaaatcaaccacccttttaacaaaacacaccaccctggaccacataaaacaaataccctctgccacgccctgaccaaactacaaaaacaattaaccttatactggccaggacgtgacagacatcTTAGAAAGGAGGAACTTCTTGAGGcaattaaatcctttcagtctggaaaaacaccagggcttgTTGGTATACCAGTAGAGGTGTATCAGACCTTTTTTTAACGTACTCAAAgatccattattagcatgttttaactaCTGCTATAAAAATGGTAGACTATTGTGTACTCAgtaaggtctgatttcattactactgaaacaggatccaggtggtaagtataaagatccagtccattttaaaaaactggaggcctcttacactgcAATGTTGTGAAAATCCTGGCAAAGAAAATAATTAAAAAAGGTTTTACCAGATAATATAAAACAATTAATTGAAACAGTAGCACATTATGAAACATCAAAGATGCAGGACCAGGCctggtcttcatagcagattttgaaaataCTTTCGATAAAGTACGACTAGAATTTATGTATAAATGCCTGGACTATTTTAATTTtggtgaatctcttatacaatgggttaaattATGTAtggcaaccccaggtgtaaaatattaaataattgttacatctcagaaagtattgagctgtcaagaggagtaaaacaaggctgtccattgtctccatatctatttattatggccattgaaatgctagctattaaaattagatccaacaagaacatcaaggggttaAAAACAAAAGTATCagtgtatgccgatgactcaagtttctTCTTAAGTccgcaatctggatccctgcacagtctcaGTGATGATCTAGATCACTTTTCTAGTCACTCTGGACTAAAACCGAATTACGATAAGTGTTGGATCGTTAAAAGACACAACGTTTACACTACAgtaccttgtagtttaccaataaaatggtctgatggtgaagtagacatagcTGGTATTCATATCTAAAAAATATAGAAATGCACTTACCACAAccaatttcaatagaaagttagtTAAAATAGACAAGtttctgcaaccatggagaggtaaatacctgtctatttatggaaaaaatacatttattaactttggtcctatcacagtttacttacttcCAATGagagctgttccggacgactgtgtgatcacactctccgtagccgatgtgagtaaaacctttaaacaggtgaacattcacaaggacgcagggccagacggattaccaggatgtgtactccgagcatgagctgaccaactggcattttcaacctgtccctgaccaagTTTGTAATACCTACACGTTtcatgcagaccaccatagtccatgtgcccaagaacaccaaggtaacctgtctaaatgactaccaacccatagcactcacgtctgtagccatgaagtgctttgaaaggctggtcatggctcacatcaagaacatcctcccagataccctagactcactccaattcgaataccgccccaacagatccacagatgacacaatctcaatcgcactccacactgccctttcccacctggacaaaaggaacacatatgtgagaatgctgttcattgactacagctcaacaccatagtgcccacgaagctcattaCTAAGACCCTGGTACTaaacaactggatcctggacttcctgatgggccaccctcAGGTAGTAATGCTAGGCAACAGCACGTTGATcagccatgctgatcctcaacactggggcccctcaggggtgtgtacttagtcccctcttgtactccctgttcacccccgactgtgtggccaaacacgactccaacaccatcattaagttataCCAGGCGTCAGcgcaaggccctaaaaattgccagcctccagccaccctagtcatagactgttctacgcccaagccataatttctcctgaacagctaatcaaatgcattgaccccctgtatatagcctcattactgttattatatttatatatatatatatttatatatatatatatattatataaaactcttcagtttatttagtaaatactttcttaacacttatttttttcttagctgcattgttggttaagggcttgtaagtaagcatttcactgtaaggtctacaccggttgtattagGTGAATTAATAATGGCGCCACCTACTCCAGATGActcctttttttaaatcatatgagcaaaaaatattcacTTTATTTGGAACactaagccagacaaaattaaaatacataaattatattTAAACCCGAACTGGTTCTCTATTAAGAAGGCTTATAATTTGTTCAAAAATTGTCTTTTTGCCTTTATACAGACTGCAACTTCTCATTTCcgattaattaaaaatgaaacttTGTTCAAAGTATTGCCCTTTCTTAAACAATACATACAAGCTTtcaagccatacaaagctggttacaatttcaattttatcccccagaaaaaatatattacaacaaatattatagTTAGGTgaaactcaaatatactgatttATAAAAACACATTGCTTATGGATTAAAAAGGCTTTATTAACGATATTTTGAATAGGAATGGTGGACTTAATAGGCAGCTTTCGAAAATATATGGGAAAGTTTGCTCAATCCAAAGTTAATCAACTGATTGCAGATTTACCGcagaaatggaggaggcaagtggaagggggagaaggtAGGAAACGTGTTTgtctgccatatattaaagatacaaatagTCTGAAAAAGGTcggcataaatagaaaaatataccagtttcatttgaggacaaaaaatgttgacagctgcgccaaatagctgggaagagattttcgatgtaccgattccatggcacatgggaTATGAACCAATACAAAAAACAATACTTGATTCAACAGTTCGAGTTTTTCCAATttgaattattatacaaaattcttgcattCTGTTTTTGgaaagaattttgtataataattcaaATTGGAAAAACTCGAACTGTTGAATCAAGTATTGTTTTTTGTATTGGTTCATAtcccatgtgccatggaatcggtacatcgggCACCCAAAAATCTCATCTCTGCATATTTTGCTGTGACGAGACATGTAgcttctggtcacaggttcagaaattacaaaaaaaatcacaacattaaTTAACCCTACAAATAGCATtgttgggcgatttggaaagtcatagtcaatcaatcaatgaataatataataatacttgtcggaaaggttttcatctttagctcaaaATCGTTGGATACCATGCGATTGGAAAGATTCTAAATGAATGTAAAACATCACATTATAGCTGAAAAATATGAcacgagggtggtctatggtgataggtggaaTGCAGGGCCCGTCTTTGCCGTCCTGCCGCTTTAGGGGAAACTAAAAAAGTGAGCAAAATGAcattgaaaatgttttttaaaaaatacatattttccagacgttgaagttAGGTTCAATTTAAATTCTGAATGAAAtgtgaaaatatattttccatatgtTTAAAATGTTCTGGATGTTGAACAACACATATTTTCCAGACGATGAAATCAGGTTAATTTtcagttctgaatgaaagttgaaaataggCTACTTATTTTCCGTatgttgaaaatatgtattttctagATCTATTTTATGGATGTTGAAATCAGGCACATTTtgggttctgaatgaaagttgaaaataagtaatttatagacgtctatgtttgggccaaatcaaggctggtccagaccGGACCAAAGACCAATGCATGTCGATGTGGAAATTAAGTCCGGACTCACCAAAAAAAGACGTCCAAATGGTGGTCCGCGCTTACTGAGGTGTAACCGACAGCGTTGCCTGAAATgtaattttatgaatgcccatctatGTGGTAAGTCTACAGGATAAAAAAAATGATGTCCAAAAGACGTCTGCTCTTGCTTATTGGGGTATGTTGGCCAGCAATGGAATTgtatgaatgcccatccatgttGTAGGCCCACCGTTCGTAAAATTGGCTGATGCATAtgctttattagtcctgattcacgtgactaatcaatttggctatttaagctctgaaAATCAGCTACCCAACTTTCAAGCAGTTATcgtgagcctatttgcaatgtctttacacagcgggaaatgcagaagtattttatTTTTCGCCATGATCAGCTTGTCAAAAAATGATGGATACAAACTTGAAATCACTGATCATTACAatggggtgaaactcctggacaatagttgtgattgtccattccatattgtccattttactttgacctgttcTGTTTTTAGGACATGTTTTGTTGATGTGATaggacattttttatttgattgagcGCCATTTAGGTCAGGCTATTTGATCAGAGAAACCTGCATAATGTAGTGTCCGTTTCATTgcattgtcatacattttatctccagcctgtagaCTACAGAAAAGGCCATatactctttctaccatatcctatatctgctacatgatttatgttagatcATTTTTTGGACGCAACGTTGGTGGAGTGCGGCAGCatgcgtctctccaacagcaccctggtgAGAcgcgctgggaatggacaagcaaaatattttgcgcccctgcctttgacaaagtgggcactgcttgtCAAAGAGGCATCAACGCTCACCTAAAAAGCCAAAATGGCACTGGTTAAGAGAAATTGCCATTGTTTATGGGtagaattatgtgaggttttatgtgttgttggaggtgAGTCTTGGTCAGTTTACATCAAATTCCACCCTTGTCAATCCTGCCGAATGAGCGGGCTGGCCatggtgggatgggctgaggggtgggattaaGGAGATCGGTAATGCTATTACTGAAAACACTACATATattgcagagttgcaaagaaaatgccatatctcagactggccaataaaaagaaaagattaagatgtccaaaacaacacagacactggacagaggaattctgcctaggccagcatcccggagtcacctcttcactgttgagactggtgttagcTAACAcaccgtgccattggaacacaggagtgatggttgctgagaatgggcctctgtacgcctatgtaggtattccattaaatatcagccgtttccagctacaatagtaatttacaacattaacaatgtctacactctatttctgaccaatttgatgttattttaatggacaaaaaaaaaagtacttttctttcaaaaacatggacatttctaagtgacccccaaacctttgaacagtagtgtgtatATAAAATAAATAGCAATGGTGGTTGGCTGGAAAGGAACTAAGATGAATGATGACAAAAACAATGAATTCCTGAAATGGATAGCCTAGCCTCTACTTCTGATACCTTATTGGCTTATTTAAAAGCAAACAATGCCTTAGGAAGATTGATTGCAGACGTAATACGTgataggcctatatattttaaACTCATCTCCATAGTCAATCCGGGGTTAAAATGTATCTACTGGGTAATGGTTTTAATGCAATATCCTTGTTGGACCCTGCACACAGACTGTCTTTGTATTGAGAGTGCGGGATGAAGAAACATGGTTAACACCCACACACTGCATTAAATTTGGACACAAAATCTCTGTATGATCACAAACCTGGGAAATACAAAAACAGTTTACACAAGAGCCACACATTCAAACACATTGCCTGAAAAGCACACACAACTAATAACCGAGGGAGGTTTGGGCATTGTTATGGtaagaggatatatacagtagctcAGGACTATGCAAAGGTAGTAGTTAGTTGTGCACAGAGACTTAGTGTgtttctgttttgtgcttgttaGCTCATACTACCTCTCGGGTGGTCTTCTATGTGCATGGTGAGGTAATGGCCAGGATTTTTTTACTCACACATTCACCAACTGTGCAGTTACTTTACCATCCAAATTGTGTCTACTATACCTGACCACTtttactgtaaaataaatgttcCACATTTGATATTTACTCATCCATACTGACACCAGAAAGAAACAGATCAGTGTTTAGTTAGCAGGAAAGGAAACAATGCATGAAAATAAGATACTTTAATGCCACACCCCTAAAACACTGCAGCTTAAAGCAGTTTGAGCTCATTTCCATACCATACTGCCTGTAGAGTGCCCTCCTGGTAAGAACCTTGGGTACTGTGTAGCTTCCTTAGCATTTGTCAGGAAACACAGCACTTATCTTTCCCCTTTTGCAGCTGTTTGCACTCACAACGCTGGAATGCTTTGAATGAGTGCCATTCCTGTAACTGGTATAGTTGAATCAAAGAGCTTGTTCACTGACCATACGGCAAAATATTATTTTGGATGGTTCGCAGCTATGCAATCATTTGACTGTTGTGCCAGGGATTTCTACCCGAATCCTTGCAGGGATTAAATTGGACAGAAACATTCCTTCACATCTAGATTCCCAAATAGAGTGGCAGATGAATGAATCATTGGAAAGTATTTCAAAATCAATTCATGTTCCAGGTCATTCTGCCACCTTCGAAAGTCCCAGTTAGCCTTTTCTCACCTCCTTAAGAGTAAAATTTGGCCACTCAATAATGCTTCTGCCTGTAATGTCTCATCTGCACGAGCTGACAGAGAGCTTGTTAATGTATAGAGGTGACATGTAAAGTCTTGCCTGTGTGGTATGATTGGTGCTGACTGTAGCATGATGACCTCTGTCTGCATGTGTTTGAATCTGCAATGAGTGGGCACTTCTCCATTTCATGACCCTGAATCTCTGCTGCCCAAAATACCTCCACATTCCAGTCTCTGGAGTTTAAAGGACCTCAGTCGAGAAAGGAAAACAGCAACGCCATACATTTTATTCAGCTGTACATCATGAAAAATGTTGATAATGTCCACCTAACAAGTGCAATACTAATGACAAATTAGCAAGTGCTTTAATAATCACATATTAAAAAGGAATAAAGACATCTAAACAAGCATAGCAACACCGTGCAGTGGGAGGAAAGTGgaaacaaaaacataaaaatataaCCAGCAGAAAggatatagatgtgtgtgtgtatatagcctagttaatACCAGTCAAAATAAGTCTGTTAGTTGGAGTTTTACGTACCATCATTTTTTGCTCAAGGAAGGGAACATTTTATAATACAGAGAGCCCGCTCACAAACCCCGTCTGAGTCATGATTCTCAATCCATGGAACGTTGAACTGCATGAAAAGGAGTAAAAACAAATAATCAGACACTGCGTTGCAGGGGCCAAGGGCATGCGTGGTGGCAGATTGTGGGTCGTCATGACTGGTGTAGAAGTCTGGACAGTACCATGGAGGGGGTGGCAGGCAGGCTGGAGCACCCTGGAACTAAAGAGTTGCTCATGTATATCTTGCTCTTGACAAGTCATAATGCCTCAGTCACTGTGGGGCCCTGGCTTACATAGCAGTCCTCTTAAATGTCTAAGTTGAGGCTGAGGTTGGCCAACCTGGGGTCCGAGTTGATCTCATACCTGTAATGGTATCCCTCCATGTGGTCCCTGCATGCATCCCGAATATTGTATATCCACCGCTTGATCCCCTTCCTGTTGAGGTAGAGGACCAGCAGAAAGATCACTCCAATCAAGGCCAGCACCATGCCCAGAAAGACATACGAGGTCTCCAGCACACCTTTCATTTCACCTGAAAAGGTACACTCCAACTCTTTTATCTGGAGCAACAGTAACTGCCGTAGAACCTCCGGGTCAGAACAGGTCATATTCTGCTTGTCTGTGACCTGCTCAGAGGTCTTCAGCCAGGCCACAAGGTCCTCAATATTGCAGTCACAGAGCCACGGGTTTCCTGCCAGATGTACCTGAAGCCCAGGCTTGAGGCTGAAGTCCATCAGTGTAGTGTTGGGTAGTTCCCTCAGGGCATTGTCCCTCAAGTCTAACTCACGGAGCCGAGGAACACTCAGCATCCCTTTCTGGATGAAAATTAGGGAGTTGTTTTGTAGGTTGAGGATGGTGAGGTTGGAGAGCCGGGAGAACATGTCCTCAGGGAGGACCACCAGGTCATTGTTGGACAGGTCTAAGCGGGTAAGTTGAAGGGCTCCGCCACTCCGTAGCAGACTGAAGAGCTCATCCATGGAAGTACGGTTGTAAAAAGCCCTGC
Coding sequences within it:
- the LOC115175901 gene encoding trophoblast glycoprotein-like isoform X1, whose translation is MRFVSSLLCCKLEETRENTTLLRLWFFFVVLVSNSACPDKCVCFTSTVKCLNQGLFAVPQPLPANTKTLFITGNNISHLTAVSFPVPLEQLTDLYLTGNQVELVDHNVFNNLPNLRLLDLSNNRILHFSAQAFPDYNKLLDLNLSRAFYNRTSMDELFSLLRSGGALQLTRLDLSNNDLVVLPEDMFSRLSNLTILNLQNNSLIFIQKGMLSVPRLRELDLRDNALRELPNTTLMDFSLKPGLQVHLAGNPWLCDCNIEDLVAWLKTSEQVTDKQNMTCSDPEVLRQLLLLQIKELECTFSGEMKGVLETSYVFLGMVLALIGVIFLLVLYLNRKGIKRWIYNIRDACRDHMEGYHYSSTFHGLRIMTQTGFVSGLSVL
- the LOC115175901 gene encoding trophoblast glycoprotein-like isoform X2, which gives rise to MRFVSSLLCCKLEETRENTTLLRLWFFFVVLVSNSACPDKCVCFTSTVKCLNQGLFAVPQPLPANTKTLFITGNNISHLTAVSFPVPLEQLTDLYLTGNQVELVDHNVFNNLPNLRLLDLSNNRILHFSAQAFPDYNKLLDLNLSRAFYNRTSMDELFSLLRSGGALQLTRLDLSNNDLVVLPEDMFSRLSNLTILNLQNNSLIFIQKGMLSVPRLRELDLRDNALRELPNTTLMDFSLKPGLQVHLAGNPWLCDCNIEDLVAWLKTSEQVTDKQNMTCSDPEVLRQLLLLQIKELECTFSGEMKGVLETSYVFLGMVLALIGVIFLLVLYLNRKGIKRWIYNIRDACRDHMEGYHYRYEINSDPRLANLSLNLDI